tcgtaaggctgttgggtgcagatggattttaaaaggaagacagacaataatggtaaatgtcaccattaagaaagctcgacttgtcgttaagatgttttctggcaagttcaaggagttgactgcgatgagactttctcactcgtagcgatgctaagagtctgttggaattgtattagcagttactgcattatttatgagatcttgcagataggatttcaatacattgtttcctcgatgattttcttgaggaaaggttgtatgtgatacaaccagaaggttttgtcaatcctgaaagatgctaacaagtatgcaaagctccagcaatccttctaaggattggagtaagcatctcggagttggaatgaacgctttgatgagatgatcacagattttgggtttatacaaagttcatgagaaacttgtgtttccaaagaagtgagtgggagcactatagaatttctgatgagtatatgttgttgacatattgttgatcagaaatgatgtagaatttctggaaagcatacagggttatttaatggaaaacctggattaagctacttgaacattgagcatcaagatctataaggatagatcaaaaacgcttaatagtactttcaaatgaatacataccgtgacaagattttgaaggagttcaaaatagatcagcaaagaaggagttcttggctgtgttacaaggtgtgagtattgagtaagactcaagacctgaccacagcagaagagagagaaaggacgaaggtcgtcccctatgctttagacgtaggctctacaatatgctatgctgtgtaccgcacctgaagtgtgccttaccatgagttagtcaaggggtacaatagtgatccgggaatggatcacatgacagcggtcgaacttgtccttagtatctagtggactaaggaattttctcgattatggaggtggtaaaagagttcgtcgtaaagggttacgttgatgcaactttgacactaatccggatgactctgagtagtaaaccggattcgtatagtagagcagttatttggaatagctccaagtagcgcgtggtagctgcatctacaggatgacatagagatttataaagcgcacacggatctgaaaggttcagacccgttgactaaaacctctctcgtaagcataacatgatcaaaccctagaactcattgagtgttaatcacatggtgatgtgaactagattattgactctagtaaactcttgggtattagtcacatggcgatgtgaactttgagtgttaatcacatggtgatgtgaactagattattgactctagtaaactcttgggtattagtcacatggcgatgtgaactttgagtgttaatcacatggtgatgtgaactagattattgactctagtgcaagtgggagactattggaaatatgccctagaggcaataataaaatggttattattatatttccttgttcatgataattgtctattgttcatgctataattgtattaactggaaaccgtaatacatgtgtgaatacatagaccacaacatgtccctagtaagcctctagttgactagctcgttgatcaatagatggttatggtttcctgaccatggacattggatgtcattgataacggcatcacatcattaggagaatgatgtgatggacaagacccaaccctaagcatagcacaagatcgtgtagttcgttttgctagagcttttctaatgtcaagtatcatttccttagaccatgagattgtgcaactcccggataccgtaggaatgctttgggtgtatcaaacgtcacaacgtaactgggtggccataaaggtgcactacaggtatctccgaaagtgtgtgttgggttggcacgaatcgacactgggatttgtcactccgtgtaaacggagaggtatctctgggcccactcggtaggacatcatcataatgtgcacaatgtgaccaaggagttgatcacgggatgatgtgttacggaacgagtaaagagacttgccggtaacgagattgaacaaggtatcgggataccgacgatcgaatctcgggcaagtactataccggtagacaaagggaattgtatacgggattgattgaatcctcgacatcgtggttcatccgatgagatcatcgaggagcatgtgggagccaacatgggtatccagatcccgctgttggttattgaccggagagtcgtctcggtcatgtctgcgtgtctcccgaacccgtagggtctacacacttaaggttcggtaacgctagggttgtagagatattagtatgcggtaacctgaaagttgttcggagtcccggatgagatcccggacgtcacgaggagttccggaatggtccggaggtaaagatttatatatgggaagtcttgttttggtcgccgaaaaagtttcgtgcattatcggtattgtaccgggagtgccgaaaggggtccgggggtccacctgccccgggggggggggggcacatgggctgtggggtgtgcgccttggcctatatgggccaagggaaccagccccaagaggcccatgcgccaagagataaggcaaagggagagtcctaaagggggaaggcacctcctaggtgccttggggaggatggactcctccctggccgcacccttccttggaggaagggccaatgctgcgccccccctctcacTTGGCCCTATATACAGTGGGGAAAGGGAGGGCAGCCGACCccaaagccctggcgcctccctctccctcccgtgacacatctccctcctccccgcttgcgcttggcgaagccctgccgggatcccgctacttccaccaccacgccgtcgtgctgctggatctccatcaacctctcctccccccttgctggatcaagaaggaggagacgtcgctgctccgtacgtgtgttgaacgcggaggtgccgtccgttcggcgctaggatcatcggtgatttggatcacgacgagtacgactccatcaaccccgttctcttgaaagctttcgctcgcgatctacaagggtatgtagatgcactcctcccctctcgttgctagcatctcctagcttgatcttggtgacacataggaaaattttgaatttctgctacgttccccaacaggattatCCGGACACTGTATTGTGGCGGCTCTCACCTTCAGGTGAGTTTTCCGTCAAGTCCGCCTACAAGGCTTTAGGCCGCCTCCCCGTTATCCTGTTGGCTAGCTAACTTGTGGAAGGCCCCCATGTCCCTGAAGATAAAGATCTTCGTTTGGTAGCTTCTTAGAAATCACCTCCCTTCGGGGACCGAGGTGCTCAAGCGACAGGGCCCGGGTGATGGACTCTGCATGCCCTTTAAGCAGGGTCCCTGAGACTCTGGCTCATATCATATTCTCGTGCACGGCGGCTCGTGCCTTTTGGCAGTTCGTTCGTGAGGCACTAGGGCCCGACTGGGAGGCCCTAGATCTCGTGGACTTCCATCAGGCCAAGGCTACCATGCCAGGACGACACCGCCGCATATTCTAGCTGATCTTTGCGGCCATGTCATGGACTCTTTGGATGACGAGATAAAAGGTGATTGAGAGGGTGTTCCCAAGGCAGGCGTCTGACTCTTTGTTCAAATTTCTTACTTTTCTGCAGTAATGGCACCCGCTTACTAGGCAGCACGATCGCGATCATCTAGGTATCATGCTGGTTGCGCTCGTGGATTCGGCACGCCGGCATTCATCATCTTAGCTTAGCTTGTCCCACTAGGTGGCCTAGTTTTTCTTTTCTCTTGTGTTTCTCTTTGGGCATTATTGTGATGTTGCCCCAGCCGTTGCCTTTATGGCTTATCTGGATGCTGGTTATATGGActtttgctttatctataaagtgggACGAAAGCCTCTTTCGAGACACCACTCTTGGTAGTTTTGATTAGAGTTATATCGAGCAAAGACACAACCTTGCTCCACGCTGACACCATTGCTGATGTGCTTGCATTTTTTTTTGACAGCTTTTTTTTATGTGCTTGCATTTACATACTTGATCTCGTCACATGCATGTATAGTTCGGAGAAACTGCTGTTCGATCTTTACAAAGCCTTGGACCTCGGCAACCCGCTGGTGTGCCTCGTAGTAAACATCATCCAGAAATACCCGCCATTCTTATATACTACGTACAATTTGTCTGTTATAGCCAGAGCAGGTGGGCAGTCGCCCTCCGAAACCATCGCGTCGTGACGCGCGTTTCCAGCAGAGAAAACGGAAGTGTTGGGCCGGCGTGAACCTACTTAAAGCGGCTGCCAGAGAGAGTCATGGACGACACAGTCAGTTGAGTTGATTCCCTTGACCGGAGGAGAAGAGAACACGGGAGACCGGGAGTCCGAGAAGCTTGTTGTGAGGAAGATGAGCAGGGTGTGCGTCACCGGAGCGGCCGGCTACATCGCGGCCTGGCTCGTCCGTAAGCTTCTGCAGCGAGGCTGCGTCGTCCACGCCACCTTGAGATCCCTCCGTAAGTCCACCTAGCTTGTAGGAGCAGTATATATACTCTCTCGTCAACTCCTCCGGTGATCATACGATCCGTTGGTGATGCGTGGCGTGGCAGGGGATGAGAAGAAGACGGGGCTGCTGAAGTCGCTGCCGGGCGCGGCGGAGCGGCTGGTGCTGTTCGAGGCTGATATCTACGACGCCGCCACCTTCGAGCCGGCCATCCAGGGCTGCGAGTTCGTCTTCCTCGTCGCCACCCCGCTGCTGCACGACACCAGCAGCACCAAGGTAACGCAAGACGGTCGGACAAACTTGAGCTCGATCTGGCTGGTGGCCCGCCTCTCGATCGAGCTCACAGCTCAATCTGCCGGTGCCTGAATATTTTCTGACGCTTAACCACTACGTAGGAGCTAGTACATCGGTGCATATTTTTCTCATACTACTAGAgtaaactacttcctccgtcccataatataagagcattttcttatattatgggacggagggagtacctattaCTCCAGCTACGTAGTACCGATGCGATCTATACTCCAACTTCCACCACAAAATTGATTCAAGTGCAGATAGCCGGCGAGGGACGGCGTGCGCACTTCTTAATTCGCGGGCTGTCCCCTGCCTGGTTCTCGTAGGCGGTGGCCTCCCGCTGACTTTCTATGTTGTCTTGTAGTACCTCGATCGCCAGTTCTTAATTCCGTCCGTCGACGCGACGAGATCGCCGGCCATAACACGGGTTACATCAGCGGCAGGGAGATCCCGGCCGTGGCCACAACCGCATGGTCACCATGCATGGGGCGAGAAAAACATCCCCATCCACCGGCCGACATTAACGACCGCCCACTCGCTCGGTGGTCTCCTCCATTTCTGCACTACGGCCACGCTTGGAGTGGGCTTTTTTTGGAGAGAACAATTCCTCCCACTCGCTGACTCTTGGCGGACAGATGACCGTAGCTTTGCACGGGATAAGATATCCGGATTAGAAAAACTCCGGGCACAGAACGACCTTGGCTGTGGCTGGCACTAGAAGTCGATCTAGAAACTGCGTAGTCGAGTGCTGGGGTAGTTTGATTGGGACGTGATTGGAATTCCGCTGCTCCATGTGTTGGACTGTTCTTCGTGCAAGCGTTTGACAAGACACTCAAGCTGCCCCAGATTGCGACCGTGCCGACCAGCGGTTCACTGTGTGGTGTGACCATAACTGGTTTGATGACAACGTTTGGAACTGCCACTATTCGGCAAACTAACATTTTGCAAAAAACAAAAGCTGCCAAAAGTTGATAATTTCTTGTAGGTTAGTAAGAAAAGTTGGTAGCTAGTCAATTACTGCTAGCCAACGTTTGGCATCTGCAAAATATTGACATGCCAACTTTTGGCATAGAACCGATCGTACTTTATATGTCACATACCAACGGCTAGTCAATTTGGGACTGTTGTGCGGTTAGTACATCAATTTTACTGAATACTAACACCTTTTTTACATATAACTTTTTCTAGCACAGTACAGTCACACATCTTTTATACATATAGTACAGGAGTATAAGTTAACAAGAAAGTGTTCATCGTTAATATGCATGCAGTACAAGAACATAACTGAAGCGGTCGTGGACGCGACGCGCATCATCCTGCAGCAGTGCGAGCGGTCCAAGACGGTGCGGCGCGTCATCCACACGGCCTCCGTCACGGCCGCCTCGCCGCTCAAGGAGGACGGCGACGGGTACAAGGACGCCATGAACGAGTCCTGCTGGTCGCCGCTCCACCTCTCCTACGGCTACAGCAACGTCCACCTCGACGTAAGCCATATATATACCTACATTTTTGCTACTGTCGGATAGTCAATCCTGACATATCAACGACGCGTTCGCGCGCGTGCACGCAGGCGTACGTGTCGTCCAAGAGGCTGTCAGAGGAGGAGCTGCTGAGGCACAACGAGTCGGAGGGGGGCAGGGCGTTCGAGGTGGTGACGCTGGCGTGCGGGCTCGTCGGCGGCGACACCATCCAGCCCATCCTGTGGAGCAGCATCCCCGTGGTGGTGGCGCCGCTCACCGGCAACGAGATGCATCACAACTCCCTCAAGTTCATGCAGGCGCTCTGCGGCTCCGTGCCGCTGGTGCACATCGAGGACGCCTGCGAGGCGCACCTCTTCTGCATGGACCAGCCGTCCATGGCTGGGCGCTTCCTCTGCGCCGTCGGGTACCCCAACATGGAGGACTACGTCGCCCGCTTTGCCGCCCGCTACCCGGAGCACAAGATACTGCTCAAGAAGTATGTATATGCAATCGATCGTCTTTCGTGTGTTCTCGGATATTATTATCTGTAGCTTGGTTGATCAATTTGTGCTTGTTTTTCTGTGGCGGTGGTGTTGCAGGGTGGCGGGAGAGGGAGTGAGGGTGAAGGGTGATTCGACCAAGCTCGTGGATCTGGGGTTCAAGTTCAAGTATGGTGTGGAGGAGACGCTGGACTGCAGCGTGGAATGCGCCAAGAGGATGGGAGAGCTCTGATGTGTGATACCGTCGAAAAAAAACCATGTACCGTCGAAAAGAAACCCAGGGAAAACCAAACTTTGGATTTGAATGCGGCAGCCCACACATTCACGATAGTCAGCCCGCATGAATTTGAAGTATGGTCTTCTTTTTCCCGTTGTTCATTGTGTAATGTGTCCCTGTTATTAGTCTGTGTTTTCTCGCCAGTTGCAATGTACTGCCTTCTTTTTGGTTTATAAGGCTTACGCATATCACTAGATCTATAATTTGATCAACATAAAATGGGTTGTATAGTCTGAAACTCATACCATTAGAAAGTACACGATTTGAAGTTTCTAATGATATTGTTTTATGATATATAACTTGTATTATGTCGGTCTATTTATCAACCTAAAGATACGCACAACCCTTATAAATCGGAAATAAGGTAGTATCGTATATTGCGTGTTTTAGTAGTTTGAAAAGCGAAATCACAagttaaggagtactccttgcaaACATCACTCCTATCTTGCGAGGCCGCGATAAGTGACGCGCTTTATGTGCATCACTTGTGGCAATCTGAGAGTTTTCtctttttcgtagattcgtttatttaaaatgttttatctcttaaaccgtgcgtacAAATCTGaaaccgttttcatcattggattcttcgcgtcgagatcttcaaattAGATCTGTGTTGATAGATTTGACAAACTTTTTTCATGAAAAGATAGGACGAAATCACGAGAACTAAATCCATGCCTCTTGCGGAACAAGAAAAAGATACATTTTTTCCCTCTCCAAGAGGCACGATCGTACCTCTCGCGGAAGCGAATCTGTGTCTCCACGAGAAATAAACCCGTGCCTCTTGCGGAACGgagaaaaacgtgtttttttttctttccgagAGGCATGCCCGTGCTTCCCacagaagcaaatccgtgcctacctgaaggaaatatgccctagagacagtaataaagttgttatttatatttccttatatcatggtaaatgtttattattcatgctagaattgtattaaccggaaacttagtacatgtgtgaatacatagacaaacagagtgtcactagtatgcctctacttgactagctcgttgaatcaaagatggttaagtttcctagccatagacatgagttgtcatttgattaacgggatcacatcattagagaatgatgtgattgacttgacccatttcgttagcttagcacttgatcgtttagtatattgctattgctttcttcatgacttatacatgttcctatgactatgagattatgcaactcccgaataccggaggaacactttgtgtgctaccaaacgtcacaacgtaactgggtgattataaagatgctctacaggtgtctccgatggtacttgttgagttggcacagatcgagattaggatttgtcactccgattgtcggagaggtatctctgggccctctcggtaatgcacatcactataagccttgcaagcaatgtgactaatgagttagttgcaggacgatgcattacggaacgagtaaagagacttgccagtaacgagattgaactaggtattgagataccacgatcgaatcttgggcaagtaatgtatcgatgacaaagggaacaacgtatattgttatgcggtttgaccgataaagatcttcgtagaatatgtgggagccaatatgaacatccaggttccgctattggttattgaccggagacgtgtctcggtcatgtctacattgttctcgaacccgtagggtccgcacgcttaacgttcggtgacgatcggtattatgagtttatgtgttttgatgtaccgaaggtagtccggagtcctggatgatatcacggatatgatgaggagtctccaaatggtcgagacataaagattgatatattggacgactatattcggacaccggaagtgtttcgagggtcaccggataattatcggagtgccgggggttatcggaacccccgggggaactaatgggccaacatgggccttgtgtgtgtgagagaggagggggccttatcgttgcagtgcttaggcgaagccctgcgccgttagcttcatcatcaccgtcatcatgccgttgtgctgacgaagctctccctcgacactctgctggatcgtgagttcgtgggacgtcaccgagccgaacgtgtgcagatcgcggaggtgccgtactttcggtgctaggatcggtcgaccgtgaagacgtacgactacatcaaccgtgttgtcataacgcttccgcttacggtctacgagggtacgtagacaacactctcccctctcgttgctatgcatcaccatgattctgcgtgtgcgtaggatttttttttgaaattactacgtttcccaacactactATGGAACGGAAAACACATGTTTTTttcttttccgagaggcacgactgtgcctctGGCGAAAGCAAATCCGTGCCTTCCATCGAACTGAAAAAAAGGAAAACATGTTTTTTCTCTTTCCGAGAGGCATGACCGTGCCTCTCGgggaagcaaatccatgcctctACGACAAGTGAATACGTGTCTCTCGCGGAACGAAAAAGAAGAAAGCGTTTGTTTTTTCAAgaagcacgaccgtgcctctcacagaagcaaatacatgcctccatgagaagtaaatccgtgcctctcgtggaacaaaaaacgtgtttttttcgttaTGAGCGAGGAACAAGAAAAAACAAAACATGGTTTctttcctttccgagaggcacggccgtgcctctcgcggaagcaaatctgtgcctccatGACAAGGAAATTCGTGCCTCTCATAAAACGAGATTTTTTTTACTTTCCCAGAGGCACGACCatacctctcgtggaagcaaatccgtgcctccacgagAAATAAATCTGTGCCTCTTGCGGGACGAAAAaaagtgtttttttttcttttcgagaggcacgaccatgcatCTCGTGGAAACAAATCTGTGTCTCCACGAGAAATAAATCCATACCTCTCGCGGGACGAAAAAAGGTGTTCTTTttcttttcgagaggcacgaccgtgcctatTGCGGAAGCAAATTAGTGCCTCCACGAGAAGTCAATCTGTACCTTTTGCAGAACGAAAAAAAGAGTTTTTCACACAATTTTTTGGGTTCAAATCCTAAGGAAAATAAGGGAAATAGAAAAAACGGAAAAAATCATATAAAGCCAAAGAAGTgtactagaaataataaaaatccaGATGTAGCGCCTAGAGTGCAA
This region of Triticum aestivum cultivar Chinese Spring chromosome 2D, IWGSC CS RefSeq v2.1, whole genome shotgun sequence genomic DNA includes:
- the LOC123049036 gene encoding putative anthocyanidin reductase; translation: MSRVCVTGAAGYIAAWLVRKLLQRGCVVHATLRSLRDEKKTGLLKSLPGAAERLVLFEADIYDAATFEPAIQGCEFVFLVATPLLHDTSSTKYKNITEAVVDATRIILQQCERSKTVRRVIHTASVTAASPLKEDGDGYKDAMNESCWSPLHLSYGYSNVHLDAYVSSKRLSEEELLRHNESEGGRAFEVVTLACGLVGGDTIQPILWSSIPVVVAPLTGNEMHHNSLKFMQALCGSVPLVHIEDACEAHLFCMDQPSMAGRFLCAVGYPNMEDYVARFAARYPEHKILLKKVAGEGVRVKGDSTKLVDLGFKFKYGVEETLDCSVECAKRMGEL